In a single window of the Flavobacterium sp. W4I14 genome:
- a CDS encoding AraC-like DNA-binding protein (product_source=COG2207; cath_funfam=1.10.10.60; cog=COG2207; pfam=PF12833; smart=SM00342; superfamily=46689,51182): MKPQLLKVSTAPTQSFSVRRDLIPHMNNKWHYHPEIELIHLKKGVGTQFIGDNIKSFRSGDIVLVGPHLAHYWRFDDSYFEDQSKARADVRVAHFSENFWGDQFLNLPENKAIKSLLESSRRGLQVNGKIKAKVADLLEKMLVSEGSARIILLMEALNLIANCNHTVKLSSIGFKQDYDETANIKINAIYNFTLENFRRKIHLEEIANVAVISPNSFCRYFKSKTGKTYSRFLTEIKVGHACRLLIENKLNIKQLCYESGFNNMASFHKYFKITTGKSPLSYQREFISQHTN, from the coding sequence ATGAAACCGCAATTACTAAAAGTTTCAACAGCGCCTACACAATCTTTTAGTGTAAGAAGAGACCTGATTCCGCACATGAACAACAAATGGCACTATCATCCGGAAATTGAGCTCATCCATCTCAAAAAAGGCGTTGGAACGCAATTTATCGGCGACAACATTAAAAGTTTTAGATCAGGAGATATTGTTCTGGTAGGTCCTCATCTGGCTCATTACTGGAGATTTGACGATAGTTATTTCGAAGATCAGTCGAAAGCACGTGCCGATGTGCGCGTAGCACATTTCAGCGAGAACTTTTGGGGAGACCAGTTCCTGAACCTACCGGAAAATAAGGCAATTAAATCATTGCTCGAAAGCAGCAGAAGGGGCCTGCAGGTGAACGGCAAAATTAAGGCAAAAGTTGCAGACCTGCTGGAAAAAATGCTGGTATCAGAGGGATCAGCCCGTATCATATTACTAATGGAAGCGCTCAACCTGATTGCCAACTGCAACCATACGGTTAAACTTTCATCTATTGGTTTTAAGCAGGATTACGACGAGACCGCGAACATCAAAATCAATGCGATATACAATTTCACGCTTGAAAATTTCAGGAGGAAAATACACCTGGAAGAAATTGCAAATGTAGCTGTAATCAGTCCGAATTCATTCTGCAGGTACTTTAAATCTAAAACAGGCAAAACATACTCACGGTTTCTCACCGAAATAAAGGTTGGCCATGCCTGCAGACTATTAATTGAGAACAAACTCAACATTAAACAGTTGTGCTATGAAAGTGGGTTTAACAACATGGCCAGTTTTCATAAATATTTCAAAATCACTACAGGAAAAAGTCCATTAAGTTATCAGCGTGAATTCATTTCTCAACACACCAATTAA
- a CDS encoding hypothetical protein (product_source=Hypo-rule applied) gives MPLLMQAPDELGLLKRQFSSGVGRRHLPEENTGDL, from the coding sequence ATGCCGTTGCTTATGCAGGCGCCTGATGAGTTAGGTTTGCTTAAAAGACAGTTTTCTTCGGGTGTGGGTAGGCGCCATTTACCCGAAGAAAATACTGGCGATCTGTAG
- a CDS encoding unsaturated rhamnogalacturonyl hydrolase (product_source=KO:K15532; cog=COG4225; ko=KO:K15532; pfam=PF07470; superfamily=48208; transmembrane_helix_parts=Inside_1_6,TMhelix_7_24,Outside_25_375): MKKNITIILGLLIGFPFIGFSQSADLKKWPKGVSPEEIGAKVAARFVATPHTNFNKPTPPRLITYAESCAWYGALKFAKASANSNLKNGLVKRFEPMFAQEAGMVPPVTNVDYAVFGSVPLQLFIQTGDKKYKEMGQSIADKQWAMPDSGVKVSPAQLAAFKNGYTWHTRMWIDDMFMITALQAQAYRATRDEKYINRAAKEMVMYLDSLQKPNGLFYHAPDVPFFWGRGNGWMAAGMAEILSSLPANNPDRQRIMKGYKTMMRSLLAYQAPSGMWRQLIDEPTSWEESSSTGMLAYALVVGVKKGWLEKEKYAPAARKAWLALVSHLDENADVKDVCEGTNKKNDKQYYFDRKRVLGDLHGQAPILWTAAALID, encoded by the coding sequence ATGAAAAAAAATATTACAATAATCTTAGGCCTGCTAATTGGCTTTCCTTTTATAGGTTTTTCTCAATCTGCTGATTTAAAAAAATGGCCTAAAGGTGTTTCACCGGAAGAAATTGGTGCTAAAGTGGCCGCCAGGTTTGTAGCCACTCCGCACACCAATTTTAACAAACCAACTCCACCCAGGCTAATCACCTATGCAGAAAGCTGTGCCTGGTATGGTGCTTTAAAATTTGCTAAAGCATCGGCTAACAGTAACCTGAAAAATGGGCTGGTTAAAAGGTTCGAACCTATGTTCGCCCAGGAAGCTGGTATGGTCCCGCCGGTGACCAATGTTGATTACGCGGTTTTTGGATCCGTACCACTTCAGCTTTTTATACAAACAGGCGATAAAAAATATAAAGAAATGGGGCAAAGCATTGCTGATAAACAATGGGCTATGCCAGATTCTGGCGTAAAAGTTAGCCCGGCCCAGTTAGCAGCCTTTAAAAATGGTTACACCTGGCATACAAGGATGTGGATAGATGATATGTTTATGATTACTGCCCTGCAGGCCCAGGCTTACCGGGCTACAAGGGATGAAAAGTATATCAATAGGGCGGCTAAGGAAATGGTAATGTACCTGGATTCACTTCAAAAACCAAATGGCTTATTTTATCATGCACCGGATGTTCCTTTTTTTTGGGGGCGGGGCAATGGATGGATGGCGGCGGGCATGGCCGAAATATTAAGCTCGCTGCCGGCAAACAATCCCGATCGCCAACGCATTATGAAGGGTTATAAGACCATGATGAGGTCTTTGTTGGCCTACCAGGCGCCATCAGGCATGTGGAGACAATTGATAGACGAGCCTACATCGTGGGAGGAGAGCTCATCAACAGGAATGTTAGCTTATGCCTTGGTGGTAGGTGTGAAAAAAGGTTGGCTAGAGAAAGAAAAATATGCCCCCGCGGCAAGAAAAGCCTGGCTAGCGCTCGTATCTCATCTGGACGAAAATGCCGATGTGAAGGATGTGTGCGAAGGCACCAATAAGAAAAACGATAAACAATACTACTTCGACCGTAAAAGGGTATTAGGCGATCTGCATGGGCAGGCGCCTATTCTATGGACTGCTGCAGCTTTGATAGATTAG
- a CDS encoding hypothetical protein (product_source=Hypo-rule applied; cleavage_site_network=SignalP-noTM; pfam=PF12708,PF16315; smart=SM00710; superfamily=51126), with product MMRILSCLILSVVCFMPATAQKVTPLWQDFITAKTQGKTPILPDFSYAGYHFSEKEIPSLSGKKVFNVLDFGAKPNDNLYDDDAIQKTIDAAEKNAGGGVVFFPAGKFLLAKDNDSTKQIRISKSNIILKGSGSGLGRTEIYQDKMRINGRQILFKPVGNAQNRLTTITKNAERESFWVEVENSAQLKIGMDVVLKHRSEEFTRLYFSPLVLKQQWTRLFGKDGGMLINEIHTIEKIEGNRVKFKNPIHFDLILVKSAPFELLNYNSIEECGIEDIRFTSNWKTYPEAFVHHKNAIHDYAYEAVGMEYVKNSWVRNCEFQDWNEGLFIRSGYQVSVLNVNFTGKKGHASVHARTGYGVLIKNCNFNDAQHHGAGTGYSAVNTVITKCTLGIDQNIDIHSGQPFATLYDDIQGGVFYNLGGPEPGHPHHAKYLVLWNFRHQSAKEQHYNFWDLVRRRNYSIALPFLVGFQSNQKVTFENVGINESQGHEVLPRSLFEAQLQFRLTGKNIAE from the coding sequence ATGATGAGGATTTTAAGCTGCTTAATTTTATCTGTTGTATGTTTTATGCCTGCAACAGCTCAAAAAGTAACACCACTTTGGCAAGATTTTATAACTGCCAAAACACAAGGCAAAACACCAATTTTACCCGATTTTTCATATGCCGGCTATCATTTTTCTGAAAAAGAAATCCCATCCCTTTCGGGTAAAAAAGTATTTAATGTACTCGATTTTGGTGCTAAACCCAATGATAATCTGTATGATGACGATGCTATTCAAAAAACGATAGATGCTGCTGAGAAAAATGCGGGTGGTGGCGTGGTGTTCTTCCCGGCAGGTAAATTTTTATTGGCAAAAGATAATGATAGTACCAAGCAGATCAGAATTTCTAAAAGCAATATTATTCTAAAAGGAAGTGGTAGCGGATTAGGCAGGACAGAAATTTATCAGGATAAAATGAGAATTAATGGCAGGCAAATTTTATTTAAACCTGTTGGAAATGCTCAAAATAGATTAACAACAATTACCAAAAATGCCGAACGTGAAAGCTTTTGGGTAGAAGTGGAAAATAGTGCCCAGCTAAAAATAGGAATGGATGTTGTTTTAAAGCACAGGAGCGAAGAATTCACAAGATTGTACTTCTCACCACTGGTACTAAAACAGCAATGGACAAGGTTGTTTGGCAAAGATGGTGGAATGTTGATCAATGAGATTCATACTATCGAAAAAATTGAGGGCAACAGGGTGAAATTTAAAAATCCAATTCATTTTGACCTTATCTTAGTAAAGAGTGCTCCTTTTGAACTTTTAAATTATAATTCGATTGAAGAATGCGGTATAGAAGATATCAGATTTACCAGTAACTGGAAAACTTACCCTGAAGCGTTTGTTCACCACAAAAATGCAATACACGATTATGCATATGAAGCGGTAGGTATGGAGTATGTTAAAAATAGCTGGGTGCGGAACTGCGAGTTCCAGGATTGGAATGAAGGCTTATTCATCCGTTCGGGCTATCAGGTTAGTGTATTGAACGTAAATTTCACAGGTAAGAAAGGTCACGCATCTGTTCATGCCCGTACCGGTTACGGCGTTTTAATCAAAAATTGCAATTTCAATGATGCGCAGCATCATGGTGCAGGAACAGGTTATAGTGCTGTAAATACAGTAATTACAAAATGTACTTTGGGTATAGACCAAAATATTGATATCCATTCTGGACAACCTTTTGCAACTTTATATGATGATATTCAGGGCGGGGTTTTTTACAACCTGGGAGGCCCTGAGCCTGGTCATCCGCATCATGCTAAATATTTGGTGTTATGGAATTTTAGGCATCAGTCTGCGAAAGAGCAACATTATAATTTTTGGGATTTGGTTAGAAGGCGAAATTATTCGATTGCGCTACCTTTTTTGGTGGGCTTCCAATCTAATCAGAAAGTTACTTTTGAAAATGTGGGAATTAATGAATCCCAAGGACATGAAGTATTGCCACGATCTTTGTTCGAAGCGCAACTTCAATTCCGATTAACAGGAAAGAATATTGCTGAATAA
- a CDS encoding alpha-L-fucosidase (product_source=KO:K01206; cath_funfam=3.20.20.80; cog=COG3669; ko=KO:K01206; pfam=PF01120,PF16757; smart=SM00812; superfamily=51445): MMKKLSCLLLIFTFSAGIVKSQQQLSQNNKMEWWREARFGMFIHFGVYAQLAGEYNGHEQARGGAEWIMNRMKVPVAEYKAIAKQFNPVKFDADQWVKMAKNAGMKYLIITAKHHDGFALFDSKASDWDIVDATPYKKDLLKPLAAACKKYGIKLGFYYSQAQDWGNAGGSVARKLMAEGWPNPDSTKINSYTQEHKGHWDPAQETSTFAQYIDRVAVPEVKELMSNYGDVAVLWWDTPTNMTDEAALKLQEQLKLQPNIITNDRLKRPNFPGDTKTPEQKIPNLSELDGKDWETCMTMNGTWGFRNSDTNWKSSTTLIRNLVDIASKGGNYLLNVGPKPDGSFPEASVERLKDLGGWMKIYSEAIYATQASPIPDQTWGRITRKDLKNGNTTLYFSVFDWPKNGELAVKGLKNEVVSAQLLNNNNKVSWTKAADEMIFKLPISAPNEVASVIKVEVKGKMQTWFGELSKEKMKTGSID; encoded by the coding sequence ATGATGAAGAAACTTAGCTGCCTGCTTTTGATTTTTACTTTTTCTGCTGGCATTGTAAAATCTCAGCAGCAATTATCGCAAAATAACAAAATGGAATGGTGGCGGGAGGCACGTTTTGGAATGTTCATCCATTTTGGGGTATATGCCCAGTTGGCAGGAGAATATAATGGACACGAGCAAGCCCGTGGTGGTGCCGAATGGATTATGAACAGGATGAAAGTACCGGTTGCCGAATATAAAGCAATAGCGAAACAATTTAATCCAGTAAAATTCGATGCTGACCAATGGGTTAAAATGGCCAAAAATGCCGGAATGAAGTACCTGATCATTACGGCTAAACACCATGATGGTTTTGCTTTATTTGATTCGAAAGCAAGCGATTGGGACATTGTTGATGCCACGCCTTATAAAAAGGATTTATTAAAACCATTAGCTGCGGCCTGTAAAAAGTATGGCATCAAATTGGGGTTTTATTATTCGCAAGCGCAGGATTGGGGCAATGCAGGAGGCTCGGTAGCCAGAAAATTGATGGCCGAGGGCTGGCCAAATCCCGATAGCACTAAGATAAACAGTTATACCCAGGAACATAAAGGGCACTGGGATCCGGCACAGGAAACATCGACTTTTGCACAATATATAGACAGGGTTGCTGTGCCAGAGGTGAAAGAGTTGATGAGTAACTACGGAGATGTTGCCGTATTGTGGTGGGATACCCCGACCAACATGACCGATGAGGCTGCTTTAAAGTTGCAGGAACAATTAAAATTGCAACCCAACATCATCACAAACGATAGGTTAAAGCGGCCCAACTTTCCTGGTGATACTAAAACACCTGAACAGAAAATCCCTAATTTAAGCGAGCTTGATGGCAAAGACTGGGAAACCTGTATGACGATGAACGGAACCTGGGGCTTTAGAAACTCCGATACCAACTGGAAATCGTCCACTACTTTAATTCGTAATTTGGTTGATATTGCATCAAAAGGTGGTAATTATTTATTGAACGTTGGCCCAAAACCCGATGGCTCTTTTCCGGAAGCAAGTGTAGAACGTTTAAAAGATTTAGGTGGCTGGATGAAAATATACAGCGAAGCCATATACGCAACTCAGGCAAGCCCTATTCCGGATCAAACCTGGGGCAGGATAACCCGAAAAGACCTTAAAAATGGAAATACTACCTTATATTTTTCTGTTTTTGATTGGCCAAAAAATGGAGAATTGGCAGTGAAAGGTCTAAAAAATGAGGTGGTTTCTGCGCAGTTATTAAACAACAACAATAAAGTAAGCTGGACAAAAGCAGCCGATGAAATGATCTTTAAACTTCCAATATCGGCTCCAAATGAAGTAGCAAGTGTAATTAAGGTTGAGGTGAAAGGCAAAATGCAAACCTGGTTTGGCGAATTAAGTAAAGAGAAAATGAAAACCGGATCAATAGATTAA